One Streptomyces sp. ML-6 genomic region harbors:
- a CDS encoding class II aldolase/adducin family protein, producing MSDQQRDAIGRAWDGVVATARRTAAEGLVVGTSGNVSARVGDTVLVTPSGVPYDRLGPQDVVGVDLAGRRVLGELAPTSELPLHLAVYRNTDASAVVHTHAVHATAVSTLVPEVPPVHYAAAMLGGTVRVAAYARYGTDELAANMLTALRDRTGCLLQNHGTVTHGATLDEAYDRTAQLEWLCRLWLAASSVPGRTPSLLSPAQLSDVQEALKGYGQPG from the coding sequence ATGAGCGATCAGCAGCGGGACGCGATAGGGCGGGCCTGGGACGGTGTCGTCGCCACCGCCCGCAGGACGGCGGCCGAGGGCCTCGTCGTCGGGACCTCGGGAAACGTGTCGGCACGGGTCGGCGACACGGTCCTGGTCACACCGAGCGGAGTGCCGTACGACCGGCTCGGCCCGCAGGACGTCGTCGGCGTCGACCTGGCGGGCCGCCGCGTCCTGGGCGAACTGGCCCCGACCAGCGAACTCCCGCTCCACCTCGCGGTCTACCGGAACACCGACGCGTCCGCCGTCGTGCACACCCACGCGGTGCACGCCACGGCCGTCTCCACCCTGGTCCCCGAGGTCCCGCCGGTCCACTACGCCGCCGCCATGCTCGGCGGGACCGTCCGGGTCGCGGCCTACGCGCGCTACGGCACCGACGAACTGGCCGCGAACATGCTCACCGCGCTGCGGGACCGCACGGGCTGCCTGCTCCAGAACCACGGCACGGTCACCCACGGCGCCACCCTGGACGAGGCCTACGACCGCACCGCCCAGCTGGAATGGCTCTGCCGGCTCTGGCTCGCCGCGAGCTCCGTGCCCGGCCGCACCCCGAGCCTGCTCTCCCCGGCCCAGCTGAGCGACGTCCAGGAGGCGCTCAAGGGATACGGACAGCCGGGCTGA
- a CDS encoding inorganic phosphate transporter → MEHITLLLAIVIVTALVFDFTNGFHDTANAMATTISTGALKPKTAVAMSAVLNLVGAFLSVEVAKTISGGIINEDGLRTEVIFAALVGAILWNLLTWLVGLPSSSSHALFGGLIGAAVMSAGWSSVNGGTVVTKVLLPAVAAPIVAGLAALLATRLTYRIGGKIRNDAQEKATAKGYRAGQIASAGLVSLAHGTNDAQKTMGIITLALVTGGVLSPGSNPPVWVIVSAGLAIALGTYLGGWRIIRTMGSGLTDLRPPQGFAAQTSAATVILASSHLGFSLSTTQSCSGAVMGAGLGRQGGVVRWSTATRMFVAWGLTLPAAGLVGAGAELLTKQGTWGVVVVAALLVAGSGSIWLISRRKPVGHGDVAPSDGDVEPAGVVTTAIAAVSPPPTTAQAPVQNLTATIVAPAATTTTQDPARPATV, encoded by the coding sequence ATGGAACACATCACGCTGCTCCTCGCGATTGTGATCGTGACAGCTCTAGTGTTCGATTTCACGAACGGTTTCCATGACACCGCGAACGCGATGGCGACGACCATCTCGACCGGTGCACTCAAACCGAAGACAGCGGTGGCCATGTCCGCCGTTCTCAATCTCGTCGGCGCGTTCCTGTCGGTGGAGGTCGCCAAGACGATCTCCGGCGGGATCATCAACGAGGACGGGCTGCGCACAGAAGTGATCTTCGCGGCTCTCGTCGGCGCCATCCTGTGGAATCTGCTGACCTGGCTGGTCGGACTGCCGTCCAGCTCCTCGCACGCCCTGTTCGGCGGCCTGATCGGCGCGGCCGTCATGTCGGCCGGCTGGTCCTCCGTCAACGGCGGCACCGTCGTCACCAAGGTGCTGCTCCCCGCGGTCGCCGCCCCGATCGTCGCCGGACTGGCCGCGCTGCTGGCCACCAGGCTGACGTACCGGATCGGCGGGAAGATCCGCAACGACGCCCAGGAAAAGGCCACCGCCAAGGGTTACCGCGCCGGTCAGATCGCCTCGGCCGGACTGGTCTCCCTCGCCCACGGCACCAACGACGCACAGAAGACCATGGGCATCATCACCCTGGCCCTGGTCACCGGCGGCGTCCTGAGCCCCGGTTCCAACCCCCCGGTCTGGGTGATCGTGTCCGCCGGTCTGGCCATCGCCCTCGGCACCTACCTGGGCGGCTGGCGCATCATCCGCACCATGGGCAGCGGCCTCACCGACCTCAGGCCGCCGCAGGGCTTCGCCGCCCAGACCAGTGCGGCCACGGTCATCCTGGCCTCCTCGCACCTCGGCTTCTCCCTCTCCACCACCCAGTCCTGCTCCGGCGCCGTGATGGGCGCGGGCCTCGGCCGGCAGGGCGGCGTGGTCCGCTGGTCCACCGCCACCCGGATGTTCGTCGCCTGGGGCCTGACCCTCCCGGCCGCCGGCCTGGTCGGCGCGGGCGCCGAACTCCTCACCAAGCAGGGCACCTGGGGTGTCGTCGTCGTGGCGGCGCTGCTGGTCGCGGGCTCCGGCTCGATCTGGCTGATCTCGCGCCGCAAGCCGGTCGGCCACGGCGACGTCGCCCCGTCGGACGGCGACGTCGAGCCCGCGGGCGTCGTCACCACGGCCATCGCCGCCGTCAGCCCGCCGCCCACCACGGCCCAGGCACCGGTCCAGAACCTCAC